In Drosophila santomea strain STO CAGO 1482 chromosome 3L, Prin_Dsan_1.1, whole genome shotgun sequence, a single window of DNA contains:
- the LOC120450271 gene encoding survival of motor neuron-related-splicing factor 30, whose product MADDLQNYKLQLQQVEAALQTDTENEELLKLRSDLGEVITLTRDLIQTQLEEQHKSSYVEPSSTKRDSSNYFDEIEAALLEAEKLVSAAKIWKKGDKCQAKWKEDRQYYDATIEDISSTGEVNVIFDAYQNRSTTQINELRERTTRNEVFPSNKRHRPNQKEYLKKRKQKKQQRFKDLEEERESDKNKWLNFNNKNQKRNGVKARSIFASPDNVSGRVGVGTCGTAGKGMTDFTVGEKYRKGL is encoded by the exons ATGGCGGACGATTTGCAAAATTACAAACTACAGTTGCAACAA gTAGAGGCTGCTCTTCAAACTGATACAGAAAATGAAGAGCTATTAAAACTCAGAAGTGATCTTGGCGAAGTTATTACTCTTACTCGTGATTTGATACAAACTCAACTTGAAGAACAGCATAAATCTTCCTATGTGGAGCCATCCTCAACTAAAAGAGATTCCTCTAACTATTTCGACGAAATCGAAGCTGCTTTGTTAGAAGCAGAAAAATTAGTTTCAGCTGCAAAGATTTGGAAAAAAGGAGACAAGTGCCAAGCAAAATGGAAGGAAGATCGTCAGTACTACGATGCAACTATTGAAGACATATCAAGTACAGGAGAAGTTAATGTAATATTTGATGCTTATCAAAATCGTTCTACGACCCAAATCAACGAGTTGCGAGAACGCACTACTCGCAACGAAGTTTTTCCGTCAAAcaa ACGTCACAGGCCCAATCaaaaagaatatttaaaaaaacgtaaacaaaaaaaacaacagcgCTTCAAGGACTTGGAAGAGGAACGTGAATcagacaaaaacaaatggcttaattttaataacaaaaatcaaaaaaggaACGGAGTGAAAGCAAGAAGTATATTTGCCTCTCCGGATAATGTAAGCGGCAGAGTAGGAGTCGGCACTTGTGGAACTGCAGGAAAGGGCATGACCGATTTTACTGTAGGtgaaaaatatagaaaaggACTTTAG